From the Pieris napi chromosome 20, ilPieNapi1.2, whole genome shotgun sequence genome, one window contains:
- the LOC125059805 gene encoding lipase 3-like, translating into MLGVLSLVIFVAGSLASPNVGSAHKKYYKTHETIAEAGYPVETHDVVTPDGYILELVRIPRGKNDNGKVRPPVLMMHGLSDYGATYIALGPKDSLAYNLVDEGADVWLANARGVANSRRHITLDPDNDRQKKDFFDFTFHEIGTIDLPALIDYILKETGHKKLHYVGHSQGGTVFLVLNSVKPEYNDKIISAHLLAGVGYQSNFPNAALRATALSVDMIFNFAIRSGLIELIGPNWGDQIAEIENQQTLSLGVDSRSSILDDIINTEKLLPGASLKQYAHYGQNIRDRKFRQWNYGIQNLRKYGQLSPPEYDLSKITADVTMHYTLNDNLLSERDVLNMAKVMPKVTVRKIARETFTHTDFVSADDAKELVVDFIVKKIAGL; encoded by the exons ATGTTGGGGGTACTTTCATTGGTGATTTTCGTGGCTGGCAGCTTAGCGTCGCCGAACGTTGGTTCAgctcataaaaaatactacaaaACT CATGAAACTATTGCCGAAGCAGGATATCCTGTAGAAACTCACGATGTCGTGACTCCAGATGGTTACATCCTAGAATTGGTAAGGATACCTCGTGGCAAAAATGATAATGGCAAAGTCCGACCACCAGTTCTCATGATGCACGGTCTATCGGACTACGGAGCCACCTATATTGCTCTTGGTCCAAAAGACAGTCTTG caTACAATTTAGTTGACGAAGGTGCTGATGTATGGTTAGCAAACGCGAGGGGCGTTGCCAACTCTCGTCGTCACATTACCCTGGACCCGGACAACGATAGGCAGAAGAAGGATTTCTTCGATTTTACTTTCCACGAAATTGGAACAATCGATCTTCCAGCACTCATAGACTACATATTAAAAGAAACTGGTCACAAGAAGCTTCACTACGTGGGACATTCCCAGGGTGGTACCGTTTTCCTGGTTCTCAACTCGGTGAAACCAGAGTACAATGACAAAATCATATCAGCTCATCTACTGGCAGGAGTTGGTTACCAGAGTAATTTCCCCAATGCAGCCCTACGTGCAACAGCTTTGAGCGTTGACATGATTTTT AACTTCGCTATTAGAAGCGGGCTTATCGAGCTGATAGGACCAAATTGGGGAGACCAAATTGCCGAAATTGAAAATCAACAGACTTTGAGCCTAGGTGTTGATTCGAGGTCGTCTATTCTG GATGACATAATAAACACCGAGAAACTATTGCCCGGTGCATCCCTAAAACAATATGCCCATTATGGCCAAAATATCCGTGATAGGAAATTCAGACAATGGAACTACGGAATTCAAAATTTGCGTAAATATGGACAACTATCTCCACCAGAATATGATCTTAGCAAGATCACTGCTGATGTGACAATGCATTACACCCTCAATGACAATCTGCTAAGTGAACGAGATGTCTTAAACATGGCCAAAGTTATGCCCAAGGTGACTGTGAGAAAAATTGCCAGAGAAACTTTCACACACACAGATTTTGTAAGCGCAGACGATGCGAAAGAATTGGTAGTTgactttattgttaaaaaaattgccggcttgtaa
- the LOC125059804 gene encoding lipase 3-like, producing MIRELSLVIFLVCVHTCSSLDENRRKLSTHERIRADGYPSQYFDLITSDGYILQVNRIPRGRRDFFDFRRRPIVFLQHGLQSSANAFLGIDVDTSLAYNLADRGFDVWLGNSRGVENSRRHLFLDPDSDSTKRQFWDFTFEEIALIDLPRMIDFALSHTGQDKLHYVGHSQGGTVFLILNSRKPEYNKKFTSAHLLAGVGYQDHFPSWLIAQAAARSDVIRALTYLLGYVEILGPSDDGKSNFDELVNAASTSDIQPKNALWDLISIIKQAMDEMSRAKAGINGAAVKQYAHYGQNIRDKSFRSYDHGLLQNLVRYGSITPPEYDLSKIAVDMTMHYTLGDILLGEQDVLAMAEAIPNCKVRRVAREDFSHTDFVRARDSKELVYEYVIDDLKRRK from the exons ATGATACGGGAACTGTCTTTGGTGATTTTTCTAGTGTGTGTACACACTTGTTCATCGTTGGATGAAAATAGGAGAAAACTTTCAACT caTGAAAGAATACGCGCAGATGGTTACCCATCACAATACTTTGATCTGATCACATCAGATGGTTACATACTTCAAGTGAACAGAATTCCGCGGGGCAGAAGAGATTTCTTTGACTTCCGTCGCCGTCCCATAGTCTTCCTCCAACATGGATTGCAAAGTTCTGCAAACGCCTTCCTTGGAATTGATGTTGATACCAGTCTTG CTTACAACCTCGCTGACCGCGGTTTCGATGTCTGGTTGGGAAATTCCAGAGGTGTAGAGAACTCGCGTCGCCATCTCTTTTTGGACCCCGATAGCGATTCAACAAAACGCCAATTCTGGGATTTTACATTTGAAGAAATCGCCCTAATTGATCTTCCACGTATGATAGACTTTGCTTTATCCCACACCGGACAGGACAAACTCCACTACGTTGGCCATTCGCAAGGAGGAActgttttcttaattttgAACTCAAGGAAAccggaatataacaaaaagttCACATCGGCACACTTGCTCGCAGGAGTTGGATATCAGGATCATTTCCCGAGCTGGCTAATTGCTCAGGCTGCTGCCAGGTCTGATGTGATTCGA GCTCTAACTTACTTGTTAGGCTACGTGGAAATCTTGGGACCGTCCGACGATGGAAAAtcaaattttgatgaattagTCAACGCGGCGTCTACCAGTGACATTCAGCCCAAAAATGCTTTGTGGGACTTGATATCGATAATCAAACAAGCTATG GACGAGATGTCTCGCGCAAAGGCCGGTATTAACGGAGCTGCCGTGAAGCAATACGCCCACTACGGACAGAACATTCGCGACAAATCGTTCAGGAGTTATGACCATGGGCTATTGCAAAACCTTGTCCGATACGGCAGTATCACACCCCCAGAATACGACCTAAGTAAGATCGCAGTTGATATGACAATGCACTACACTCTTGGAGACATTCTTCTTGGTGAGCAAGACGTGTTAGCGATGGCAGAGGCTATACCAAACTGCAAAGTCCGAAGGGTCGCCCGTGAAGATTTCTCACACACAGATTTCGTTAGGGCTAGAGACTCGAAAGAATTGGTGTACGAATACGTCATCGACGATTTGAAACGGCGCAAATAA